One window from the genome of Pedobacter schmidteae encodes:
- a CDS encoding glycosidase has translation MKFKEKLQQLFDNYETLIARKNEPKNFGNGVFERYKYPVLTANHIPVFWKYDLEEKKNPYLMERIGVNATFNAGAIKFKDKYLLVVRVEAADRKSFFAIAESDNGIDNFRFREYPINLPLNDNIDTNVYDMRITLHEDGYYYGLFCTENRDPQAHEFDQSAAIAQCGIVRTLDFEHWERLPDLITPSPQQRNVVLHPEFYQGKYALYTRPQDSFIEAGHGGGIGFSLCDNMENPIVTTEYIMDKKVYHTVYEMKNGQGPAPIKTDKGWLHLAHGVRNTAAGLRYVLYLFMTDLQDLTKIIHKPGGYFIAPEGEERIGDVSNVVFCNGWIAEGEQVFIYYASSDTRMHVATTTISQLLDYVINTPEDGFSSAETVKSISLQIEKNLLILDKAPVGN, from the coding sequence ATGAAATTTAAAGAGAAATTGCAGCAGCTGTTTGATAACTACGAAACTTTGATTGCCAGAAAAAATGAACCTAAAAACTTTGGCAACGGTGTGTTTGAACGGTATAAATATCCGGTGTTGACAGCCAATCATATCCCTGTTTTCTGGAAGTATGATCTGGAGGAAAAGAAAAACCCTTACCTGATGGAAAGGATTGGTGTAAACGCTACTTTTAATGCAGGAGCCATCAAATTTAAAGATAAATATCTGCTGGTAGTTAGGGTAGAGGCTGCCGACCGGAAATCGTTTTTCGCTATTGCCGAGAGTGACAATGGTATAGATAATTTCAGGTTCAGAGAATATCCTATTAACCTTCCACTTAACGATAACATAGATACCAATGTATACGATATGCGGATCACCTTGCACGAGGATGGGTATTACTATGGTCTTTTCTGCACAGAAAACCGCGATCCACAGGCCCATGAATTTGATCAGTCGGCCGCCATTGCCCAGTGCGGTATAGTGCGTACACTCGATTTTGAACATTGGGAACGTTTGCCCGATTTGATTACCCCTTCTCCGCAACAACGAAATGTAGTGCTGCATCCTGAGTTTTATCAGGGAAAATATGCTTTGTATACCCGTCCGCAAGATAGTTTTATAGAAGCCGGACATGGCGGAGGAATTGGCTTTTCATTGTGCGACAACATGGAAAACCCAATTGTTACTACCGAATACATCATGGACAAAAAGGTATACCATACCGTTTACGAGATGAAAAACGGACAGGGACCAGCACCAATAAAAACGGACAAGGGCTGGTTGCACCTGGCTCATGGTGTGCGCAATACCGCGGCTGGGTTGCGTTATGTGTTGTATTTGTTTATGACCGACTTGCAGGATCTGACCAAAATTATCCATAAACCCGGTGGCTATTTCATAGCACCTGAGGGAGAAGAGCGTATTGGCGATGTTTCCAATGTGGTTTTTTGCAACGGATGGATAGCAGAGGGGGAACAGGTGTTTATTTATTATGCATCATCCGATACCCGCATGCACGTAGCCACAACCACCATCAGCCAGTTGCTCGATTATGTGATCAACACGCCTGAAGATGGTTTTAGTTCGGCAGAAACGGTAAAAAGCATATCACTGCAGATTGAAAAGAATTTGTTAATATTGGATAAAGCACCTGTAGGTAATTAG
- a CDS encoding AGE family epimerase/isomerase, translating to MVSIRSEIEKAMADILRYWCDKTPDHVQGGFIGRIDETEKADPVAPKGAVLNARILWTFSAAFEGTGLPTYKTMADRAYSYIIKHFVDQEFGGVYWTVTAVGKPSDTKKQIYALSFMIYGLAAYYKITKAQPALETAVKLFKVIEKYSYDKQYGGYFEAFNRDWTNASDLRLSEKDANEKKTMNTHLHILEAYTTLYSVYPDELLKIQIRGLLNCFDQYIIDPETKHLKLFMNEAWKASGDEISYGHDIEASWLLLEAAETIKDEALILRFKSIAISLATAASEGLEADGSIIYEYIPAKGLIIKEKHWWVQAEALVGFLNVWQITGQQKYFDHFSNCWTFIDQHLIDKKEGEWFWGVESDGTVMKDQDKAGLWKCPYHNTRACIEVLKRLSVTAGTAMPVVS from the coding sequence ATGGTTAGTATCCGTAGTGAAATTGAAAAGGCAATGGCCGATATATTGAGGTATTGGTGTGATAAGACGCCCGATCATGTTCAAGGCGGATTTATAGGACGCATTGACGAAACCGAAAAAGCAGATCCGGTAGCACCAAAAGGTGCCGTATTAAACGCCAGAATACTATGGACTTTTTCGGCTGCATTTGAGGGAACGGGGCTGCCAACGTATAAGACAATGGCCGATAGGGCTTACAGCTACATCATCAAGCATTTTGTTGATCAGGAATTTGGCGGGGTTTATTGGACGGTAACGGCTGTGGGGAAGCCATCGGACACCAAAAAGCAGATTTATGCTTTGTCCTTTATGATTTATGGTCTGGCCGCCTACTATAAAATAACTAAAGCACAGCCGGCGTTGGAAACTGCCGTTAAGCTATTTAAGGTAATTGAAAAATACAGTTACGATAAACAATATGGGGGATATTTTGAAGCATTTAACCGCGATTGGACGAATGCCTCCGATCTGCGGTTGAGTGAAAAGGATGCCAATGAAAAGAAGACCATGAACACTCATTTGCATATCCTTGAGGCCTATACCACTTTGTACAGTGTATACCCGGATGAACTCCTCAAAATCCAGATACGAGGACTACTAAATTGTTTCGATCAATATATCATCGATCCCGAAACCAAACACCTAAAACTGTTTATGAACGAAGCCTGGAAGGCTTCCGGTGATGAAATATCCTATGGCCATGATATTGAAGCTTCCTGGCTATTGCTGGAAGCTGCAGAAACCATAAAAGATGAGGCGCTAATCCTTCGCTTTAAAAGCATCGCCATCTCGCTTGCCACAGCAGCATCGGAGGGGTTGGAAGCAGATGGGAGCATCATTTACGAATATATTCCCGCAAAGGGATTAATCATAAAAGAAAAGCATTGGTGGGTACAAGCCGAAGCATTGGTAGGCTTTTTAAACGTCTGGCAAATTACGGGTCAGCAAAAATATTTTGATCACTTCAGCAATTGCTGGACATTTATCGATCAGCATCTTATTGATAAGAAGGAAGGTGAATGGTTCTGGGGCGTAGAATCCGATGGAACGGTGATGAAGGACCAAGATAAGGCCGGATTGTGGAAATGCCCTTATCACAATACCAGGGCCTGTATAGAAGTGTTAAAAAGACTATCTGTAACAGCGGGGACTGCTATGCCGGTTGTTTCCTAA
- a CDS encoding GtrA family protein, which yields MSKMKSVFVFAKAQVSAFTGGMLDYGVMIFCTEVLHIHYTISIAIGGIIGAVLNFSVNRYWTFDANKASQSPVGFQLVKFVFVVAGSIALKSSGTYLFTNWLKLDYKITRIMVDIIVSLGFNYVLQKYWVFRKQPA from the coding sequence ATGAGTAAAATGAAATCCGTTTTTGTATTTGCCAAGGCACAGGTTTCGGCGTTTACAGGCGGAATGCTCGATTACGGGGTTATGATATTTTGCACGGAAGTGCTACACATTCACTATACCATTTCTATTGCTATTGGCGGAATTATTGGCGCCGTGCTTAACTTTTCTGTAAACCGTTACTGGACATTTGATGCCAATAAGGCCAGCCAATCGCCGGTAGGTTTCCAGCTGGTGAAATTTGTTTTTGTGGTAGCAGGTAGCATTGCATTAAAATCATCAGGCACTTATTTGTTTACCAACTGGCTGAAACTCGATTATAAGATCACCAGAATTATGGTAGATATTATTGTTTCCCTTGGTTTCAATTACGTATTGCAGAAGTACTGGGTGTTTAGGAAACAACCGGCATAG
- a CDS encoding CDP-alcohol phosphatidyltransferase family protein: protein MEENKLREATLIASAGTDDLKRVFQDRKRTNILNKVEQQTISFLVKRVPQFITSNMLTFTGTFGSVLVLAAFMLATYLGDRNYLLLGIVGLAINWLGDSLDGRIAYYRNIPRKWYGFSLDIIMDWVSTVLIGLGYMVYARNQYELIAFVFVVLYGWAMIISQLRYKITDIYSIDSGIVGPTEIRIILALIFILEASFGHLIEYFASGICIILFIINIIDTRKLLKLGDMRDNMERKAKKNAA, encoded by the coding sequence ATGGAAGAAAACAAATTGAGAGAAGCAACTTTAATCGCATCTGCAGGTACTGATGATTTAAAAAGAGTATTTCAGGATAGAAAAAGAACTAACATTTTAAATAAGGTAGAACAACAGACCATCTCTTTTCTAGTAAAAAGGGTTCCTCAGTTTATCACTTCAAATATGCTTACGTTTACCGGAACATTTGGTTCGGTATTGGTGTTGGCAGCCTTTATGCTGGCTACCTATCTGGGCGACAGGAATTACCTGTTGCTGGGCATTGTTGGTCTGGCTATTAACTGGCTTGGAGATTCGCTTGACGGACGTATTGCTTATTACCGCAACATTCCACGTAAATGGTATGGCTTTTCACTGGATATCATTATGGACTGGGTAAGCACTGTGCTGATTGGCCTGGGATACATGGTTTACGCCCGAAATCAATATGAGCTGATTGCTTTTGTATTTGTGGTGTTGTATGGCTGGGCCATGATCATTTCTCAGTTGAGGTACAAAATAACCGACATCTACAGCATCGATTCGGGCATAGTGGGCCCCACAGAGATCAGGATTATATTGGCCTTGATTTTTATATTGGAAGCTTCATTTGGCCATTTGATTGAATATTTTGCCAGTGGCATTTGTATTATCCTTTTTATCATCAATATTATTGATACCAGGAAGCTTTTAAAGCTGGGTGATATGCGGGACAATATGGAGCGAAAGGCCAAAAAGAATGCTGCTTAA
- a CDS encoding metallophosphoesterase yields MKRKINILPIAIIALLFFLLNSYVLSGIHTLSLNPIITPVFWIFVLTVTAGLAYAIQRMRDNGMDIFFKVTTHAFLILFVAELVFILVLLPNDAYRLVAGVPRNVYWAQFAAFLFILTIMIFIYGIVKGKYAYRVIKHTLFLDDLPESFDGFTITQISDVHAGSFKNPKAVQRGIDLIKAQKSDLFVFTGDLVNNKAEEIEPWLSYFSQIKAPYGQFSILGNHDYGDYIKWESEQAKVDNLQQLKTYHAELGFKLLLDEHVELYKHGEKIVLAGVENWGIGFGERGDLKKALADVQPNDFKVLLSHDPTHWDAEVKKLPVKIDLTLSGHTHGMQFGIEAFGIKWSPVKYRYAHWAGIASENGRFLNINRGFGFLGFSGRVGIWPEITVIELKRSRS; encoded by the coding sequence ATGAAACGAAAAATAAACATTTTACCCATAGCCATTATTGCCTTATTGTTCTTTCTGTTGAACAGCTATGTGCTATCAGGCATCCATACTTTAAGTTTAAATCCTATCATTACTCCCGTATTCTGGATTTTTGTCCTCACCGTAACCGCTGGGCTGGCTTATGCCATACAGAGAATGCGCGACAATGGTATGGACATTTTTTTTAAGGTAACCACCCATGCTTTCCTTATTCTATTTGTAGCCGAACTGGTTTTTATACTGGTTTTGTTGCCCAATGATGCCTATCGCTTAGTTGCAGGTGTGCCCAGAAATGTCTATTGGGCCCAGTTTGCGGCTTTCCTTTTTATCCTTACCATCATGATTTTCATTTATGGGATAGTTAAAGGAAAATATGCTTACCGGGTGATTAAACATACCTTATTTCTTGATGACCTGCCCGAGAGTTTTGATGGTTTTACCATTACGCAGATATCGGATGTACACGCAGGTAGTTTTAAAAATCCCAAGGCTGTGCAAAGGGGAATAGACCTGATTAAAGCCCAAAAATCTGATTTATTTGTTTTTACCGGCGATCTGGTAAACAATAAGGCCGAAGAAATTGAGCCCTGGCTGAGTTACTTTTCACAGATTAAAGCACCTTATGGGCAATTTTCCATCCTAGGCAACCACGATTATGGCGATTATATTAAATGGGAAAGTGAGCAGGCAAAAGTGGATAACCTGCAGCAGCTAAAAACTTACCATGCCGAACTGGGTTTTAAACTGCTGCTGGACGAACACGTGGAACTGTACAAGCATGGCGAGAAGATTGTTTTGGCCGGTGTAGAAAACTGGGGTATTGGTTTTGGAGAACGTGGCGATCTTAAAAAAGCACTGGCGGATGTGCAACCCAATGATTTTAAAGTACTGCTTTCGCACGATCCGACTCACTGGGATGCGGAGGTAAAAAAGCTACCTGTTAAAATAGATCTTACCCTATCGGGGCATACCCACGGTATGCAGTTTGGGATAGAGGCTTTTGGCATAAAATGGAGCCCTGTAAAATACAGATACGCACATTGGGCGGGGATTGCAAGCGAAAATGGCCGTTTTTTAAACATCAATAGAGGCTTTGGTTTCCTCGGATTTTCGGGCCGTGTGGGCATCTGGCCCGAAATTACTGTCATCGAATTGAAGCGATCCAGAAGCTAA
- a CDS encoding RNA polymerase sigma factor has translation MNAYSTLSDQELTRLLSEGDEAVFTEIYHRYSPELVGWVSKKVLTLDDAHDLVHDVFIHVWLDKGRITDIKPYLYYLSRNKVVDYFRKNATRQEYAVLTQLIHQHNEPSVNPMQSLEAKDLRENLEQAISKLPPRTKEIFKLSRYENYSIAEIAGKLGISEQTVKNQLSTALHYLKNTSTRLSILALLYTLYK, from the coding sequence ATGAATGCATACAGCACACTTTCAGATCAGGAATTGACCAGGCTGTTAAGCGAGGGAGATGAAGCTGTATTTACAGAAATTTATCATAGATACAGTCCCGAATTGGTGGGCTGGGTCAGTAAAAAGGTGCTCACACTAGACGATGCTCACGATCTGGTACATGATGTATTTATTCATGTGTGGCTGGATAAAGGACGTATTACCGACATCAAACCTTATTTATACTATCTGAGTCGCAACAAAGTGGTCGATTATTTCCGGAAAAATGCAACCCGGCAGGAATATGCGGTATTAACCCAACTTATTCATCAGCATAACGAGCCCAGTGTGAACCCCATGCAGTCGCTCGAAGCAAAAGACCTGCGCGAGAATCTGGAACAAGCCATTTCAAAATTGCCCCCGCGCACCAAAGAAATATTTAAGCTTAGCCGGTACGAAAATTACAGCATCGCCGAAATAGCCGGTAAACTGGGTATCAGCGAACAAACCGTAAAAAATCAACTCAGTACTGCCTTGCATTACCTTAAAAATACTTCTACCAGACTTTCTATTCTGGCACTTTTATATACCCTGTACAAATAA